TTTAATAGCATGAACACTGATAATTTTATATAGAAGATACAGAATAGCCAAAGTGGTGAACCAGATGATCGTGGCAATGAGGAAGTTGGAGCTGTGAAGTGCTCCAATGGGCTTCCCAGACCCAAAATAACATCATACTAGAAAGAAAATTTAAAGAAGAGGCTAAAGAAACGGACAGCATGTAACAGCCCGAATTCAAAGAGGAGGAAAGCACTTGCCGAATTAAGGCGCAATCATCAGAGTGGCTTGAAGAAAATTAAGTACACCAGGAGGGTAGCAACAAAAAAACGCAAGGATAAAACAAAGACTATTTAGGCTAAAAATCAGTGAAATTTTAGACAGGATGAACAAATTAAAGTGGCATTAGTAGTCTGAGAGATTACATATGactaatttcagagtagcagccgtgttagtctgtatccgcaaaaagaacaggagtactaacaaatttatctgagcataagctttcgtgggctacagcccacttcttcggatgcatggaaaAAACTAACCTCAATTAATTGTTAGGGCTGATAAATTACATAGGTCACAAAATTCAGAGCTAAAGTGTCTAACAATGTTAACTCTGCCTTGTTGCTTACCTTGTATATTATGGTATACATTTGTTATCCAACAACAACAGTGCTATTTTACACATACAAACATCAAGGCAAAGTACTACATACACGTAAAATGGCTAAATTGATGCTGTTTCAGAAAAATCAGAGTTAAGGTTTCCAACTGCTgcaatgttttaagtgtagacctgccctgagactcTGAACTGGTAAGACCCTTAATTTGCCTCACTATACTCTCGTATCTGTATACAGTGTAATAAACTTTACAGAGAGCTTctaatgttttgtttcttttaaatctgcaATCCAGCTCTTGTAAATCAACAAACAACACAACTCTTCATAAGGCACAGAATCAGCATGGAGGTTATCACAAACAGTTCTAGGACCAAGGAGTTCAAATAATCCAAATACCACGGAATTGGTTTCTTAAAAAGAGAATGGTATCTATTAATATTAAAACTAAAATCATTCAaatagaggaagaagagaagtgttcacattttaacaacaatttcAGACAAGACAAGGAAAAACAGTTGAAACTGAATAATTTATACTAAGTGGGATTATAAATAGGTATAGAATAAGAAAAGGCTAGACAGTGTAGTCAACAGGTGATTACACAGCTAAAAGTTGACTTCCCCAACCTTGTACCACTCGCCACTTTCCAAAAATAAAGGGTTTTTATTGCTAAAGTGGACGGGGCAGCACAACAATCCAACTAAACATAATTTATTACAATTTTAACACTTTCAAAATTTTAAACTATTGCTTACAATAAGGAGAAATCAATCcccaattttaattattttcatataCACATTTGTTTTATAACTAGCTCTCTTACCAGTAGGCTGAAGTATGCAACTCAAAAGCCTCcctggtttcagatatttaccaGCTCCTTTCTTTTCATCTGGTTAGATtccattttctttcaaaatgaagGTCGCAGCCCAAACAAGCCTCATCAGGAGAATAATCCTAACTGACAATCATCTGTGATATAGTGTATCACAGATTTGAAACCTTATTTTTCACTGTATATTCTCTATCAGTTTTCTTTGCCGCTGAGAAAGGAATAAAGCTAAATTCGCTTCCTTTGCTCTGAGATCAATGGGGGGGAAGATATAGGTATACCTATTAATCATATTGTTAATGCAATAGAGGGAGAtttctcagggtacgtctatacttacccgctggttcggcggcaagcaatcgatcttctgggatcaatttatcacgtcttgtctagacgtgataaatcaatcccggaagtgctcgccgtcgatgccggtaatcctgctccacgagaggagtaggcggagttgacgggggagcctgcctgcagcatgtggacccacggtaagtacctttaagttcgaactaagatatttcaacttcagctacgttattcacgtagctgaaggtgcgtatcttagttcgaactgggggcttagtgtggaccagccctcagtaTAAAATAATTGAGGGGGAGTTGAGCCTTCGGAATCTCAGATCTTCCCCACTTTTGTTATCTGTAAGTCAATTCCAATGCCCATCCAACTAACAAACCAAACTCCAAATACAAAAGCTAACACAGGTCAAAAGAAATTCTGAAAGAAAATTCACCATGAAATTTTCATATTAACAGATAATGTTGAATTATTACTTCCATCATGAAACTGTATATTAGGGTAATCAATTATTtcttgtcaaggtccaaatttcttggtcaaggtatagtcaaggtccagactccagagaaaataatacaaaaccaGTAATGAAAATAAGTAGTAAATGAAAAGATTTTGCaatctgttcaaaagcatctgacaATCCAGTTTTGTCCCCCGGGGCTGCCTTGACTACCCCTGCTGTACATGATGGAAGCATGCATCATCACATCATCTCCAAATTATTGGTGACTGATAGACAATTCTCGCCTTAGATCCAGATTCTATTCACCCTCAGTGAAAAGACTTCCTGTAACAGAAGAGCCAAAACTGAGAGGTGACACCATTCCTGGCAGTGTTATCAGCAGCTTGCTCCCCATAGGATCTGGTTAGATCAAAGAGGAGCATTATAATTTTTTCCCTCTGTTCCCCAGAGGTATGCAGGAAAGTCAGAATTGTAACAGACGTGGAAGAATATTTTTTGCCTTATTCAGCtgataaaaataatttcctttagTAAACCacagacctgattctccactaccctGCACCCTGTGCAGTCATTCATGTGAAAAGGGGGTGTAAAACAATACCAAAATCAGAATTCTCTCAGACTCATATTGCTATTAGCATTTTACACCTTTGCACAGGTGTAGAAGACTGACAAAGCCAAGGCTGcagagaatctagccctttaGCTGAAATTGAGGTACACTGATTCACAGGCACTATATAGACATGCACCATAAACATACATCCTGATGCATTATATATGATTCACTTCATATAAATTGACTGATTACTATATGTAGTACAAACATATATGAAAACACCACAGATACAACATATCATCATATCCACTGATGccctttatattaaaaaaatgttttatattcGAGTGCCGTACAATATACTAACACTATAAACGTTAAGTATATATTTAGATACATATAAACATGATGCACTGTTTATAAGCTGATGTTTAATCTAGTAGCACTAAACACAGGTGAACTGACGCAGGCAGGGCCGGCCCcctgctctggcttttttgctgtcccaggcaaaaaagcctccctccgccccccgcaGGGGAGCGGCGGGAGGAGGGCGGTGcgcccagccgcggccccgctctccccagccagccagagcgccggggggagggcggcgagcccagctgtggccccgctctccccgggtgagcgccgcccccctccaggtgccgccccaagcacatgcttggagggctggtgcctggagccagccctggatgcaGGTAAACAACAGATGTGCACACATGGATGTGTATTAAAGACGCAAACACAGCATATGCACACCTCCCACATACAGTAGTACAGACACACAGTCTCACACAGATATACTTTCTTATACCCCCGAAACACGCACAGTAAGGCACGCACATGCAGGTGAACCTCCTGAGCCCATCTCTCCAGGCATACACATGCTGGGTATCAGTGTAGAAATGTACTATACAGATACAACACACACTGATGCACCTACATCCTGTTGCCTTACAGAGATGCACAACTCACCCTCTTAGCCCCACTTTACTTACACACAGATACGTAGGTGCTGGTAACCTACACAAGCGTCCAGCTCAACCTCTTCGTGTGTGCAAGCACACGCACGCATACATGCCCAACAGACACAACTCAGCCCATCCCACCCGCCTTACACACACCCCTATAAAGACGCCAGCTCACGTGCCCTATGGAGCCGTCTCTGCCCCGCTCACCCTCCCCGCCGCATGAAGACCCCACTCTTCTCCCTCACACACATCCCGCCCCCCGGCGGAGCGGGGCTGCCCGCCTGTCCCTTACCCTCCTGTAGGATGTGGGTGGGCTGCACGGGCTGCACTCGGAACTGCcgggcgctccagccggggctaGGCGGCCGCACCACCTCGCTATCCGACAGCCAGGTGACAGTCTCGTAGTTGTCCCCGCGGAGCAGCGCGCCCGCCTCGGCGCTGTGCACCGCCACCTCGTCGAACTGGTGCAGCCCGCCCGCGTGATCGAAGTGTACATGGGTGGCCACGGCCAGCAGCGGCCTCCTGCCCCCGCCCGCCGCCTCCGCCTCCCCGGGCCCGGCGCCCGgccccagcagccctgccgaGTGGAGGTAGTCGGGCAGGCTGCGTAGCCCCAGGCCGGTGTCTATCACCACGTCGCGCTCCGAGCCCCGCACCAGCCAGATGTTGGCTCGGTTGCCGGACTCGTAGAACCGCTCCTGGATCCAGTAGATGCCGCCGCCCAGGGGCTTGTGCGCGAACCACTCCAGCGCCGACATGCCGGGCCGCACACAGCCCCGCACTGCGAGGCCACCGCCCCCCAGGAGGAGCCTGCGCGGCGCCCCGACACACTGCGGGCTGCGGCAGCGTAGCCGGCGGCGGGGCTGGCTGACACGTGTTCTCATCTTTTTTAAGTTCTCAGTTTTAAAACAGCCTCACAGTTTTGATTAAAAACGAAAAATGGAGTCTTGAGTCCAGTTTGATTTCTAgacagaagtattttttttccaagctgGAGATCACAATTGGTATGActcttgcaatttaaaaaataccttTTCTTAGTCCTTGACTTTTTTCCATCTTAATTTTGGCTTTATTTTTTGTGATACAACTAGAATCTAACAAAGGGTGTAATATTTTTAGTAACTCCAAATGGCTGGGtcagggaaaggaagaggacGTGCTGCATTTACTTTCAACGTCGAGGCTATTGGCTTTGCCAAAGGTGAAACGCTACCTGAAGTAGCATTCAAGCCCCCTCCACTGTTTCCTGTAAGTACAGAAGCTTAATTTTAAGAGCTTGTTGCATGTCTGTGTAATGTACTTCATTTTCATATTCAGGTAGTGAGGTTAAATGTGTGGAAAAATCCTAAACACTATCAATCAGTTTTGAAAGTAACTAGTCCAtgtaacctagggttaccatacgtgctctttttcccggacatgtccggcttttcggcagtcaaccccccgtccggggggaatcaccaaaaagccaaacatgtccgggaaaatggcggctctgctcctccccgactcttcggctctgtttaagagccgggctgcccgagcgctatgggcttcaggcagccctcttgcctccggaccccagccgccggccgggcacttcccctcccgggctccggcggcgcagggtccggaggcacgggggctgcccgaagccggtagcagtcgggcagcccggctcttaaacagagccgaagNNNNNNNNNNNNNNNNNNNNNNNNNNNNNNNNNNNNNNNNNNNNNNNNNNNNNNNNNNNNNNNNNNNNNNNNNNNNNNNNNNNNNNNNNNNNNNNNNNNNNNNNNNNNNNNNNNNNNNNNNNNNNNNNNNNNNNNNNNNNNNNNNNNNNNNNNNNNNNNNNNNNNNNNNNNNNNNNNNNNNNNNNNNNNNNNNNNNNNNNNNNNNNNNNNNNNNNNNNNNNNNNNNNNNNNNNNNNNNNNNNNNNNNNNNNNNNNNNNNNNNNNNNNNNNNNNNNNNNNNNNNNNNNNNNNNNNNNNNNNNNccggctgggcacttcccctcccgggctccagctgcgctggggaagcaccggctgggggcacagggtctgggggctgcccggcaaaccgtgaagccggtagcgctggggcagccctttccccatggctgggagtgggagggaggagggggcggagttagggcggggaaggggcagagttgggggaggctggggggggaaatgggcggggccagggcctgtggagggtcctctttttttatttattagatatggtaaccctaatgtaaCCATGTGCTCCCAGTAATAGAAACCTCAACAGCGGAGACTATGTAGGCAGGATTCAGGTGTTTTACACTGTTGTCTGATGATAGTATAAACAATCTGAgtcttgtctatactacagcctTACTGTTCCTGACTATACTACAGCTAttaccagtgcagctgcactgtgaGAGGAGTACAGATCCCATTTTTTCTGCGGCTTTTTGTGTTGTTGTATGTAACGGATATTAGCATAATAATGCACCTTAATAATTTACACAGCCAACGGATTTTAAGccagtgcctctgaaaatgggagaggaagaggattaTATGTTGGCCTTAAAGCAAGAATTTAGAGCAAGTATGAAAAAAATGCCTTATTTTATGCGAAAAGAAGATGAAAATCAAGGTTTGTTCTGCATAAATGTAATTTTTAGAACAGCAAAATGTATTTGTGTATGAAAAATGTAATAattagcactttatatgttcaagcTGTAGTACTGACACTGAATAGTGAAAGGGACAATGTCAACTTGAAAATTACATTTTGCGATGAAACTTTTGCACCTAGGAGAGGTACAAACAATGCCTACATTTGCTGTAACTAAAAAGCAGTGTACGTGTTTGGGAGAAGTCTGTTCTTctcaatttgttttgtttgtgtatttCACAATACTGTTTAGTCAGTCAATTTCTTCCTTGCTGAAAATGCCCTTATAATCATTAACAGTGGAGCACAGAATcctctatataaatatatttttaaaagcccagGTTCTAATAAGGACCCTTTAAACTGTAGCCAgattatttacaaatattatatacaaattaaaaataatcagttaaaGGTTACTCTATCACAGCCCAAATTAGTCAGTGCTCCTTTataatcttcacaacatccctgaaaGATAGGTAGGTATGATAAGTAgtattacagatgggaaagctgaGAAGGAGAGAGGTGAAGAGATTTACCAATGCTTGAATCAGTGGTGGAGGTGGAATTAGAAATCAGGAATTCCTGACTGCCAGCCCTATGCTTGTTTCAGCTAGACCATAGTATCTGTCCccctttttttaatcctttataaaactgcaatttaattttgaaaatatttgttgtcTTCCTCAATGTTGGCTGACATATTGTATTTGACATCCAATACATATGTTTTATCTTTTCAGTAGTTTGTTGATTAGTGTTGTTTAAATCAAAGCTTCCTAGTCTTTGTTTGAAAATTGCATTGGGGAAAACAAAGGACCCAAGTACCTCCCAGCTTCACTGCAGGAGTATCAAAAATCTAGCAATCACAGAAGGCTCTCATTATTCAATCTTTTTTGTCAATTCCACCATCTTCCTATGAGCCTAGCCTGACTACCAGGTATGGTAAATGGTGTTGGCTGGGGACTTTGAGTGGGTAATTTCTGTGTTCCTTaatcagaccgaaggtccatttAGTTTAGTATCCTGTGTCTGATGGAGGCCAGCACCAGATATTACAGACAAAGCTGTAAGAATCCTGCAATAGCAGATGATCTAATCTGTTTCTCCTTACAGAAGTTAGACCCATCAGCACACCTGACCCTGATTATCAAATACACAGTCATTAAGTAGTTAACTGGTGAAAGGAGTATTTTgttccctttttgttttcttgGATTAAAATGATCAAATGCTCTTATGAAATGCTTTAAGATGCAAAAGAAAGATATGGGAGAGGATATTGCATCTTGGCAATATCACTCATGGATAATATTTTTAgtatgacttttttattttttgtaatgttaATATACATTTGAGCCTGTGGGAGCTTAATTTTAATTCTTGTTTATTTGGGATATGGTGGGAAATGATGTGTGGGAACTGGGGTAACATCCATCACCTGAACTGAGAAGATATCACTTAAACACAAGTGTATTCTCTTGCCTGCAACGTATCGTTACCATCAGTCATGCTGAAAAATATTGTCCATCCTGCTTTCTCCTGAATTTAGTACATGCATATTAAAATGAATGAtaacttttgaaacattttaattagcCATAAGATGGGTGCCTTTACAAACTatgaaggcctggtctacagctaaaacttaggtcaacctaagtaggtcgctcaggggtatgaaaaatagTAGTTAAGCCAACACAAACCCCATTAACCTACCTAccgcctcttgcggaggtggatttactacactaatggaaaaaacccttccatcactgtagtaagtgtctacgcTACAGTGGCATAagagcagctgtgctgctgggttTGGATTTGCCCAGTAACTTTGGTTGGTTAAGATCAGTCATTGGTGCACACAGATTTTACTGCATATGTtagccagggtggataaaaatcaatggtgtttttttttttttaaatcaaaaaaatcagattatttaaatttaaatctgatttttttgataaagtgctttttgaggaaaaaacctatctaaaaatagttttaattaagatacattatagctcaaagatatctcatcgtggaatagggattatacatTCTAATTctgtagtatgagacaatatattcacgtaatgtttaagaaaagttttctaaatgagttccaataattcatggattagggaccaatcttatggggttccacaggattctgtatagatttaggttaatctttctatctacccaatgggactcagtctagaagatatcaTCACAGCTGCTTAGTtttgcaattctcaaactgtggatttgtgtctccagaggtaacatacttgttaacagcaaaaatgttttaaaataaataaatactatatagaggtgagaaataacagatctcAGCTCTGTTGTCCTTCTGCAAaattgtgtacacagagtcaatccttTACCCctctctaaaagtgaaaagtttcagaaagttcaatgaatatacaattgttgggggcggaatagatctggacaaggagaagaagtctggagataaatgtgagaagcaagggacatatgcttgtgTTGTTCAAATAttatatatgtttgctgttgaagaaaaaaatccagaatacttaatgttgttttagtgaaataaaacaatttaaatgtctgcctggtgatgttctcctcctaatacagcatggcaagaaaatcctccaaatattaacgaTTAacttgttgaattggagatagttcacctcccaatgacttcataaatgtctgtttctttgataaatgaaataaccaaacaatcattcattttctgatatagctgtaaaacgaatctgaaaagttttcaaaataaatcgctgtttaaaaatgtaaagtgtgtacctcctaaaaatgaaacctatatcTATCTGAGTtgtgaaaaatatgtattaaggttataacaaccaacaagaatgcacttttatgtagaaaaccatgattaaatcgagtcttcctgactagtgatttaaatcaaatccaccctgatgtTAGCAGTTGCAATAATGTTCTTCCATAATGAACTTCACCTTGAAATCAAAGCCACTGGTTTTTCCTCTCCTGACATTGACAGTTCATCCAAATACCACCCAACATCAATTACTTTAGGTACCCCTTGAGCCCCATCATTTTAAACAAGAGCTTTTGTTCCACTATATTTCTTAGCTCTTGTGCTTGCATTTGCCCTGGTAACAGACTGGAAGCCCAAATGATGGGGAGTCATATATGTACAGACACTCCCCGGGTTATGCAAGACCCGATTTATGCAAATtcgcacttacagaaaaagttataagccagaaataggattttcgagttgtggaaatttttgcgtaacgtacgggtatacgtttccgactttcGCAAAATTCtagttacgcaaggctttccggaacggAATGATTGCATAAGTCGGGGGGCATCTGTAATTGATTTAGAGTTGCATGTACTGTTACCTTTCCACCTCCCACATCCTAATTTGTCTCATTATTTACTCTATGTCTTGTGTAAATCTTAGCCTCTGAGCTCTCTGGGGTGGTTTGTTAGTACAGTGCCTAGGATACAGGGGGCCTCATCCCTTTTGGGGATCattaggcattactgcaatagaaattaataattttgtattgaatgggtatttattttttgtttggaggCAGTATGGTTTATAGTACTAAAGAAGGACTAACAGTCAAGAATGCCGAAGTTCCAGTCCCAGGTTGTTTTTTACTGAGGGATGGCTTGTCTATCTGGGAAGGTTTTTCATTTTAATCTAAGGTGTGGATTTAAAATGATATAACTCTTcatgtagacactcttatttcaatATGAGTGCATTTTTTCAGTTAAGTTTATGTTGCTTGGGAAAGGGATTAAGCCATCCCGGAAAAAAGCCACATACCAGAATAAGACTTTGTCTGCACTAGACAGGGTTCATAGTATAAATATACCAGCAAACCTTCTTAATGGAAGAATAATTTAGATATAGCTTATACCAATTCCCTGAataaaataagctatactggcaaaaggattttttttgctAGTATAACTGTGTTGACAGTAGAGCTTTTGCCAACGTAGCATACCTGTATACTAATTCAGTATGAATGGTAAAACTTTTCCATGCAGGCGAGGTCTAACTGACTAAATCCTCATCTacgctgaggcctggtctatacaagGAAATTAGGTAAgtattcaggggtgtgaaaaatccacacccttgagtgatcctgttaaaccgacctaacccccagtgtagatagcgctaggttgatgggagaattctcccgcTGACTTAGCTACTGTctctcgggaaggtggattacGTATACCG
This genomic window from Trachemys scripta elegans isolate TJP31775 chromosome 6, CAS_Tse_1.0, whole genome shotgun sequence contains:
- the MBLAC2 gene encoding metallo-beta-lactamase domain-containing protein 2 yields the protein MSALEWFAHKPLGGGIYWIQERFYESGNRANIWLVRGSERDVVIDTGLGLRSLPDYLHSAGLLGPGAGPGEAEAAGGGRRPLLAVATHVHFDHAGGLHQFDEVAVHSAEAGALLRGDNYETVTWLSDSEVVRPPSPGWSARQFRVQPVQPTHILQEGDVINLGDRQLTVMHMPGHSRGSICLHDRDQKILFSGDVVYDGSMIDWLPYSKISDYVTSCERLIELVDRGLVEKVLPGHFNTFGAERLYRLASNYISKAGVCHKVSTCAMRSIASLALHVTNSRVTS